The Parashewanella tropica genome window below encodes:
- a CDS encoding AAA family ATPase translates to MDIKGIIEAIRSGVPGIQILGQDFNRIDEEIECVATQLNFKIKEWNWGYGWVDFKTKRALQPDQEISLFQNLKSISDDDPNSRIYVIQNVYSALKNDIRAAARLQQELLRIKRHFKGQAAIFLVSKENIESPELANLLTSFSCSPLSLYQVDEIFHSLLNEHSINISTAVRNSLKSIFSGMERDMVLQIFETLKNKYESTFSQQSVSDALALKKRALSHSGLLELVESKIVIDQVGGLDRLKSWLRNKKYIIEHLSQAESFGISPPKGVLLAGMPGCGKSMSAKAASSLFNVPLFRLDIGSLMGKFVGESESNMKSALKIAEQASPCVLWVDELEKAFSGINGTGGSADITTRLFGYFLTWMQEKPGAVFVVATANDISYIPSELLRRGRFDEVFYVNLPSELERKQIFEVKINQLNPTPRGIDFEELACLSEGFSGADIESVINDSLENLFRSNEQVLTQSVIKKQISLMTPISAVLEEKISTYQELFEKFSLKPASLSDEDVVNVDAMCESHDSSERENAASNELISPEKLIKLVKDDTSSVRQAALKNSQCPIKALMYVVDNYEPFDFGKPGSWANTQITKDEFELALRHPSFSGEHIVELFERKAIDGQKLLLLAHKLSDEQRNKTLKTAKVKLSSSISSAKVQNIHSMPGEIVNSEDTLIEIDNEEGHSQRVVASVHGMISKIYIKVGETVNSGDGLALLLIPKKQGSLS, encoded by the coding sequence ATGGATATAAAAGGAATTATTGAAGCTATTCGTTCTGGTGTACCAGGAATTCAGATTCTAGGGCAGGACTTCAATCGAATCGATGAAGAAATTGAGTGTGTTGCCACGCAATTGAACTTCAAAATAAAAGAGTGGAATTGGGGGTATGGTTGGGTTGATTTTAAGACCAAGAGAGCTCTGCAACCTGATCAAGAAATATCTTTATTTCAGAATCTTAAATCAATTTCTGATGACGACCCGAACAGTAGAATTTATGTCATACAGAACGTCTATTCAGCATTAAAGAACGACATTAGAGCTGCAGCTAGATTGCAACAGGAGTTATTAAGGATTAAGCGTCACTTTAAGGGGCAGGCTGCGATCTTTTTAGTATCTAAAGAGAATATAGAATCTCCAGAGCTTGCAAATCTTTTAACCTCTTTTTCATGCTCTCCTCTTTCGCTATATCAGGTGGATGAAATTTTTCACTCTCTCTTAAATGAGCATTCTATTAATATTTCTACTGCTGTGCGCAATTCTCTTAAATCCATATTTTCAGGTATGGAGAGAGACATGGTATTACAAATATTCGAAACGCTAAAAAATAAATATGAAAGCACATTTTCTCAGCAGTCTGTGAGTGACGCTTTAGCATTGAAGAAAAGAGCGTTATCTCACTCAGGATTATTGGAGTTGGTCGAGAGTAAAATTGTGATTGACCAAGTTGGAGGATTAGATCGACTCAAAAGCTGGTTGCGTAACAAAAAATACATCATTGAACACTTATCACAAGCTGAGAGCTTTGGGATTTCGCCGCCCAAAGGCGTACTTTTAGCTGGTATGCCGGGTTGTGGGAAATCAATGAGTGCAAAAGCTGCTTCCTCATTATTCAATGTCCCACTTTTTCGTTTAGATATTGGCTCATTAATGGGAAAGTTTGTTGGAGAGAGTGAATCCAACATGAAGTCTGCTCTAAAAATAGCGGAGCAAGCTAGTCCCTGTGTTTTGTGGGTTGATGAACTTGAAAAAGCGTTTTCTGGTATTAATGGAACCGGTGGGAGTGCAGATATAACCACTCGATTATTTGGCTACTTTCTAACTTGGATGCAAGAGAAGCCTGGGGCTGTATTTGTGGTGGCAACTGCCAATGACATTAGTTACATACCTTCTGAATTATTGAGGCGAGGGCGATTTGATGAAGTGTTTTACGTTAATCTACCTAGTGAGCTAGAAAGAAAGCAGATTTTCGAAGTTAAAATAAATCAACTAAACCCAACTCCTAGAGGAATTGATTTTGAAGAATTAGCTTGCTTGTCTGAGGGATTTTCTGGGGCTGATATCGAGTCTGTAATTAATGATTCGTTGGAAAACTTGTTCCGCAGTAATGAGCAAGTTCTCACCCAATCTGTCATTAAAAAGCAAATTAGTTTAATGACACCAATAAGTGCAGTTCTTGAAGAGAAAATCTCGACCTATCAAGAATTGTTTGAAAAGTTCAGCCTCAAACCTGCATCCCTGTCTGACGAAGATGTAGTGAACGTAGACGCTATGTGTGAAAGCCATGATTCGTCTGAAAGGGAAAACGCTGCGTCAAACGAATTAATTTCTCCAGAAAAATTAATTAAGTTAGTAAAAGACGATACATCTTCGGTTCGCCAAGCTGCACTAAAAAATTCTCAATGTCCAATTAAGGCCTTAATGTATGTTGTCGACAACTATGAACCTTTTGATTTTGGTAAACCGGGCTCTTGGGCTAATACGCAGATCACAAAAGATGAGTTTGAATTAGCTCTGAGACATCCAAGCTTCAGCGGAGAACACATAGTTGAACTCTTTGAACGAAAAGCTATTGATGGTCAAAAATTATTGTTACTAGCCCATAAGCTTTCTGACGAGCAACGTAATAAAACTTTAAAAACGGCAAAAGTTAAATTATCTAGCTCGATTTCATCGGCAAAGGTTCAGAATATTCATTCTATGCCTGGAGAGATTGTGAATAGTGAAGATACTCTGATTGAGATTGATAATGAAGAAGGCCATTCTCAGAGAGTAGTCGCTTCTGTACACGGCATGATATCAAAAATATACATTAAAGTAGGAGAAACCGTTAACTCTGGTGATGGATTAGCACTTTTGCTTATACCTAAAAAACAAGGAAGTCTCAGTTGA
- a CDS encoding Card1-like endonuclease domain-containing protein, with the protein MKKLLMTWYGMTDLRASLKLESTKGPVLGALLSEDYTDVVILGFTHPDKSKCDTEEFQQKLVNISAFGEDDLRQFIDLISNTTYAHAHFSDWLNKQLKEAGKKVDISFRPVVLSHLNDTEAIYEAATESLNEIAEFKGDKLVTLYLSPGTPVMAFVWAFAALRYPTLKKRLIASSQIGKPPEKIKLPNEWLEWHAKALPEKDKNFDQFDAIFHLFGEQRVPSLLGINQFQSKIHVFVNSAEFPASVMKQFVGESDFYELAVDPYDPEGVKVEILNIVEKLPSNCRIGFNLTGGTKLMYAGALAACRKVNAIPFYFDSRSHETIFLNDFKSIPTKTINSVDTFIKLNGYNLWISKTGDWEGIPNVHSFERKQLTLELWNARSKISKLYKEIVKFNDSPEPFEINSHGVYVRLSSDHKAEIRLNNKAFQFHNWSDFARYLSGGWFEEYTYRQLEPLVKLELIKDLRIGLEVSIDDEKGYSFLSEQQLYQELDITFTDGRTLYIVECKSGGVKSEQVMKLQNIVRYFGGISGHGILACCFSPKDKVIRKKIADSYNIHEVTGNSLSERVKAIILKNNEV; encoded by the coding sequence TTGAAAAAATTATTAATGACATGGTATGGAATGACCGACCTTAGGGCGTCATTGAAGTTAGAAAGCACTAAAGGACCTGTTTTGGGAGCTTTGTTATCGGAGGACTACACCGATGTTGTCATCCTTGGTTTTACGCACCCTGATAAATCAAAGTGTGACACTGAAGAATTTCAACAAAAGCTAGTAAATATTAGCGCTTTTGGAGAAGATGATTTAAGGCAGTTTATTGATTTGATCTCGAACACGACGTATGCGCATGCTCATTTCAGTGACTGGCTCAATAAGCAGCTTAAAGAAGCAGGTAAGAAGGTAGATATTAGTTTTCGTCCTGTAGTGCTGTCACACCTCAATGACACCGAAGCTATATATGAAGCCGCTACTGAATCTTTGAATGAGATTGCAGAATTTAAGGGCGATAAGCTAGTTACTCTTTATCTTAGTCCTGGTACACCTGTTATGGCTTTCGTTTGGGCTTTTGCTGCTCTCAGATATCCGACACTTAAAAAACGTCTTATTGCATCCTCGCAAATAGGTAAACCACCCGAGAAAATTAAGTTACCAAATGAATGGCTAGAATGGCACGCAAAAGCTCTCCCTGAAAAAGACAAAAACTTTGATCAGTTTGATGCAATTTTTCATCTATTTGGTGAGCAAAGAGTCCCTAGTTTACTCGGAATTAACCAGTTTCAAAGTAAAATTCATGTTTTCGTTAACTCTGCGGAGTTTCCAGCTAGTGTGATGAAGCAGTTTGTTGGTGAAAGTGATTTTTATGAACTTGCTGTTGATCCTTATGATCCTGAAGGAGTCAAAGTTGAAATACTTAATATTGTTGAAAAGCTACCTTCGAATTGCCGTATAGGCTTTAATTTAACTGGAGGTACAAAGCTGATGTATGCAGGTGCGTTAGCGGCTTGCAGAAAAGTTAACGCCATTCCATTTTACTTTGACAGTCGAAGTCATGAGACTATTTTTTTAAACGACTTTAAATCAATTCCAACTAAAACGATTAACTCTGTTGATACGTTTATTAAGTTAAATGGCTATAATCTTTGGATTTCAAAAACAGGTGACTGGGAAGGCATACCAAATGTCCACAGTTTTGAAAGAAAGCAATTAACTTTAGAGCTATGGAATGCTCGTTCAAAAATTTCAAAACTCTATAAAGAAATTGTTAAATTTAATGATTCTCCTGAACCATTTGAGATAAATAGTCATGGTGTTTATGTTCGACTGTCGAGTGATCATAAAGCAGAAATTAGGTTAAACAATAAAGCCTTTCAGTTTCATAATTGGTCTGACTTTGCTCGATACTTGTCTGGTGGTTGGTTTGAGGAATATACATATCGGCAATTAGAGCCTTTAGTTAAATTAGAGCTAATAAAAGATCTTAGGATAGGTTTGGAAGTATCTATTGATGATGAAAAAGGTTACTCATTTCTATCAGAACAACAGTTATATCAAGAGTTAGATATAACGTTTACGGATGGGAGGACACTTTATATCGTCGAATGTAAATCTGGCGGAGTGAAAAGTGAACAGGTGATGAAATTACAAAATATCGTTCGATATTTTGGTGGGATTTCTGGTCATGGAATTTTAGCTTGCTGTTTTTCTCCAAAAGACAAAGTTATTCGTAAAAAAATTGCCGACTCATACAACATACATGAAGTGACTGGTAACTCATTATCCGAGCGAGTAAAAGCAATTATTTTGAAAAATAATGAAGTGTAG
- a CDS encoding VWA domain-containing protein, with the protein MNNLINIIVDTSGSMNDMGKIHLQRNLCRYADKLRAIEFEKYSKLDIRFYQWAQNVSEVALQIDGDIPVLSAKGSSNLCELSGFLNELNKDKEKARVLILSDGNFPNSYIVSFQNQMDIFSSLLIRTVAVGADADLLKLKKISTNNTVYLSENIASAIESTIFGSDESLNVPISTAQIVEPAPAETEEAEEDWDA; encoded by the coding sequence ATGAATAATTTAATTAATATCATTGTAGATACTTCAGGAAGTATGAATGATATGGGAAAAATTCATCTTCAACGGAATCTGTGCCGTTACGCAGATAAACTAAGAGCCATAGAATTTGAAAAATATTCAAAATTAGATATTCGCTTTTATCAATGGGCACAGAATGTTTCAGAGGTTGCTTTACAAATTGACGGAGATATTCCTGTCTTGAGTGCCAAAGGCTCCTCTAACTTATGCGAGCTTTCTGGCTTTCTCAATGAGCTTAATAAGGATAAAGAGAAAGCCAGAGTTCTCATTTTGTCTGACGGTAATTTCCCCAATTCATACATCGTAAGCTTTCAAAACCAAATGGACATATTCAGCAGCCTACTCATCCGGACTGTTGCTGTCGGCGCTGATGCTGACTTGTTAAAGTTAAAGAAAATCTCCACAAATAACACTGTTTACCTTTCGGAGAACATAGCTTCAGCGATTGAAAGTACAATCTTTGGTTCTGATGAGTCGTTGAACGTACCAATATCCACTGCCCAGATTGTGGAACCCGCACCGGCTGAAACAGAAGAGGCTGAGGAGGATTGGGATGCTTGA
- a CDS encoding PP2C family serine/threonine-protein phosphatase: MLDQLWNSWGASVIGPLHVKAGIPNQDSWMARRYKWGNVVVVSDGLGSKAHSDHGSKAACLAVFEAAKSYQNTPDANIVDILRLIHANWLVKIAPYSSTDCSATCLFTIQNEGIITLGRLGDGMIAAIGETGENHLILSDNKRDSFSNYTNSLQKEFKPEQWETATIESAICNAVVLCTDGISDDLLPEKQEDFAQELYSTYANLESEERTRDVKRWLNEWPVPAHSDDKTIACLVKKGGSQ; encoded by the coding sequence ATGCTTGATCAACTCTGGAACAGCTGGGGGGCCTCAGTAATCGGTCCCCTACATGTTAAAGCCGGAATTCCAAATCAGGATTCTTGGATGGCACGCCGGTATAAATGGGGGAATGTCGTTGTTGTATCGGACGGACTGGGCAGCAAGGCACATTCAGATCACGGTTCAAAAGCCGCCTGTCTGGCTGTGTTTGAGGCTGCCAAGAGCTACCAGAATACTCCCGACGCCAATATCGTTGATATTTTAAGGCTCATTCATGCCAACTGGCTTGTGAAAATAGCTCCGTACTCTTCAACAGATTGTTCGGCCACATGCCTTTTCACTATCCAGAATGAAGGAATTATTACTCTTGGACGCCTTGGTGACGGAATGATAGCCGCTATTGGAGAAACTGGTGAAAACCACCTTATCCTCAGTGACAACAAACGGGATTCCTTTTCAAACTACACAAACAGCCTTCAAAAGGAGTTTAAGCCCGAACAGTGGGAAACTGCGACGATTGAAAGTGCGATATGCAATGCAGTTGTGTTATGTACGGATGGAATATCCGATGACCTGTTACCTGAAAAACAGGAGGACTTTGCACAGGAGCTCTACTCCACTTATGCAAACTTGGAGTCGGAAGAAAGAACGAGAGATGTCAAACGCTGGCTCAATGAATGGCCGGTTCCGGCGCACTCCGATGACAAGACGATTGCTTGCTTGGTTAAGAAAGGAGGTTCCCAATGA
- a CDS encoding DEAD/DEAH box helicase produces the protein MKLKDINAEITFELWMRSELSGETPNIGVGYIAPNSTGQAYRLRIDGQQWNVLLRDPSAGKDLDFHLKRGCAHLAEVMQVAKDGSTLVKIIFFNGEIVEIGDVEIGIDEHIESTARRNGIRFNGAEGLGSVLNDKCKISVGCEDFFLLMSGPSANADFETNRPEDEDSPESGDVVQEKYREFSIYGERVRIPVERRNVGKFKDIYFATKAVFKDSQKCEGTLRLARGGVKFSDYTKTGQIRAVAAGAMSQLTREAGSYLKQWDEYGNIEGEILLARAKVVGRIDYHGTEKADKGVKFFVSSIPDQLTEGDEIELTSEEPLYLQDTDLTWEAYTQALEEEFISKKDQKKVDSEMASSVYAPILKLSKNSIELDLPSIPLGPMFMILSINGNKIQVERRMRARSAIQEGRCANPLLGPLIEEGGTLPEIQRVTKLKPLTPFVKEKIFKHPPTDRQMEAIDVALNTPDIALIQGPPGTGKTTVVTAILERLNEEYDKTKSIRGQILVSGFQHDAVENIVARLSVNTLPAVKFGRRSVDSEFTEDAVTEKINKWCSKVAENIRNKNPQIAQTEDQIRLAELFITYSMCPSKNNTVSLMKRILVLPRDVISEDITSEAEDIINSLQTELKPNDPSNLRLVRSLRVSEEAFEDDGAARAIDLLDTIADGPLNPDLCVLEKAARWQSGNSLSFLPELKELKESLLYKYLPSPDFRSEKPREDVLRLVATVSQLLEKKHNSINKRDAILAEFLHELEDNPDGIREAIEDYNFVYAATTQQAVGKDIIRSKNKNVRYDQRTEMVKYDTVIIDEAARTSPRDLLIPMSQAEKRIILVGDHRQLPHLIDEEVARALEGENSSSPPVDADFVKKSMFEYLFNRLKKLEEKDGIKRTVTLDAQYRTHPLLGAFASNNFYQKYNEGYRSPLSDSHFEQRLQGIEHKAAVWIDVPNSQGKETILPNRSRQRVSEAKVIAEHVNKWIDSEEGSGLSFGIISFYKAQVFAVYEALKKFGITERAQDNSWQICQRFRSFKNGEERFRIGTVDAFQGMEFDIVFLSMVRSQDMEALPPHIHNEEDYKKKLQKLFGHLMSENRLCVSMSRQKKALVIVGDSALANTQVAVDAIPALKNFYDLCHEKGVIL, from the coding sequence ATGAAACTAAAAGATATAAATGCTGAAATCACCTTTGAATTATGGATGAGGTCTGAGCTGTCTGGAGAGACGCCAAACATAGGTGTTGGATATATCGCACCCAACAGTACTGGGCAGGCATACAGATTAAGAATCGATGGCCAGCAGTGGAACGTGCTGCTTCGTGATCCGTCGGCTGGGAAGGATCTGGATTTTCATTTGAAAAGAGGTTGTGCGCATCTTGCCGAGGTAATGCAGGTTGCCAAGGACGGCAGTACACTTGTTAAAATCATCTTTTTCAATGGTGAAATCGTCGAAATTGGGGATGTGGAAATCGGTATTGATGAGCACATAGAATCGACGGCTAGAAGAAATGGCATTCGCTTTAATGGTGCTGAAGGCCTGGGGAGCGTATTAAACGATAAATGCAAAATCAGTGTTGGCTGTGAAGATTTCTTTCTGCTTATGAGTGGCCCATCCGCCAATGCTGACTTTGAAACGAATCGTCCCGAGGATGAAGACTCGCCTGAATCGGGGGACGTTGTGCAGGAGAAATACCGAGAATTCTCTATCTATGGTGAGAGGGTTCGTATTCCGGTTGAAAGGCGCAATGTTGGTAAATTCAAGGACATCTATTTTGCAACTAAAGCGGTCTTTAAAGATAGTCAGAAGTGTGAAGGAACATTGCGTCTAGCAAGAGGGGGGGTTAAATTTTCTGACTACACCAAGACAGGTCAAATTCGTGCTGTAGCAGCAGGAGCGATGAGTCAGCTTACAAGGGAGGCTGGGAGCTACCTGAAACAGTGGGATGAATATGGAAATATTGAAGGTGAAATACTCTTAGCAAGAGCGAAAGTAGTAGGTCGAATAGATTATCATGGCACAGAAAAGGCAGACAAAGGAGTGAAGTTTTTTGTGTCATCCATCCCAGATCAGCTTACCGAAGGTGATGAGATAGAGCTCACCTCTGAAGAGCCTTTATATCTTCAGGATACTGATCTTACATGGGAAGCATACACCCAAGCTCTGGAAGAAGAATTTATATCCAAAAAGGATCAGAAAAAGGTTGATTCTGAAATGGCATCTTCTGTTTATGCCCCGATCCTTAAACTTTCCAAAAACAGCATCGAATTAGATTTACCGTCAATCCCGCTTGGTCCAATGTTTATGATTCTGTCCATTAATGGAAACAAAATTCAGGTAGAAAGACGAATGCGGGCTCGCTCAGCTATTCAGGAAGGACGATGTGCTAACCCTCTTCTTGGGCCATTGATTGAAGAAGGAGGTACGCTTCCAGAAATACAGCGAGTAACCAAGTTAAAGCCTTTAACGCCCTTTGTGAAAGAGAAAATTTTTAAGCATCCACCAACCGATAGGCAGATGGAGGCCATCGATGTTGCATTAAACACCCCAGATATTGCTCTTATTCAGGGGCCTCCAGGAACAGGCAAAACAACTGTAGTTACAGCCATTCTTGAAAGGCTCAATGAGGAATATGATAAAACCAAGTCGATAAGAGGTCAGATACTGGTTTCCGGTTTTCAACATGATGCAGTTGAGAATATCGTTGCAAGGCTGAGTGTTAATACCCTTCCGGCAGTTAAATTTGGCAGAAGATCCGTTGATTCGGAATTTACGGAAGATGCAGTCACTGAAAAAATTAACAAGTGGTGTTCCAAGGTCGCCGAAAATATTCGAAATAAGAATCCTCAAATTGCTCAGACTGAAGATCAGATAAGGTTGGCAGAGCTGTTTATAACATATTCAATGTGCCCTTCTAAGAACAACACAGTCAGTTTAATGAAGCGTATTCTGGTTTTGCCCAGAGACGTAATTTCTGAGGATATCACCAGTGAGGCTGAAGACATCATCAATTCGTTGCAAACGGAACTGAAGCCTAATGATCCTTCCAACCTGCGACTTGTTCGATCCCTGCGTGTCAGTGAGGAGGCCTTTGAAGACGACGGTGCCGCGAGAGCTATCGATTTGTTAGATACAATTGCAGACGGACCTTTAAACCCAGATTTATGTGTTCTTGAAAAAGCGGCCCGTTGGCAAAGTGGTAATTCACTGAGTTTTCTTCCAGAGCTCAAAGAGTTGAAAGAATCACTGCTCTATAAATATCTGCCTTCTCCCGATTTCAGGTCTGAAAAACCAAGAGAAGATGTCTTGAGGTTAGTTGCAACTGTATCTCAGCTACTGGAGAAAAAACACAATTCAATCAATAAACGTGATGCAATACTGGCTGAGTTTTTACATGAGCTAGAAGACAATCCTGATGGTATTCGTGAGGCCATAGAGGATTACAACTTTGTGTATGCTGCAACCACTCAACAGGCGGTCGGGAAAGATATTATCCGTTCAAAGAATAAAAATGTCCGATATGATCAGCGAACGGAAATGGTCAAGTACGATACGGTGATCATAGATGAGGCAGCCCGAACCAGCCCGCGAGACTTGCTTATTCCGATGTCTCAAGCGGAAAAAAGGATAATCCTTGTCGGGGATCACAGGCAGTTGCCACATTTGATTGATGAGGAGGTTGCGAGGGCTTTGGAGGGAGAGAATTCTTCCAGTCCGCCAGTTGATGCCGATTTTGTGAAGAAAAGTATGTTTGAGTACCTGTTCAACCGCCTGAAAAAACTGGAGGAGAAGGATGGTATTAAACGAACAGTGACACTGGATGCTCAGTACCGAACACATCCGCTGTTGGGAGCTTTTGCCAGCAATAATTTTTATCAGAAATATAACGAGGGTTACCGGTCTCCATTATCTGATAGTCACTTTGAGCAACGCCTTCAAGGCATAGAACACAAAGCCGCTGTCTGGATTGATGTTCCTAACAGTCAAGGGAAGGAAACTATTTTGCCCAACCGAAGCAGGCAGAGAGTATCTGAAGCAAAGGTTATAGCAGAGCATGTGAACAAATGGATTGACTCTGAAGAAGGCTCTGGGCTGAGCTTTGGTATAATCAGTTTTTATAAGGCCCAAGTTTTTGCTGTTTATGAAGCCCTCAAAAAATTCGGTATAACGGAGCGAGCACAGGATAACTCATGGCAGATCTGTCAGAGGTTCCGCTCTTTTAAAAATGGCGAAGAGAGATTCCGCATCGGTACTGTTGATGCCTTTCAGGGCATGGAGTTCGATATTGTGTTTCTTTCCATGGTGAGGTCTCAGGATATGGAGGCCTTGCCGCCTCATATACACAATGAGGAGGATTACAAAAAGAAGCTGCAAAAACTATTTGGCCATCTCATGTCGGAAAACCGCTTATGTGTGAGCATGAGTCGCCAGAAGAAGGCTTTAGTCATTGTGGGAGATAGCGCCCTAGCAAACACTCAAGTGGCTGTGGATGCAATTCCAGCTCTGAAAAATTTCTATGATTTGTGCCATGAAAAGGGGGTGATCCTATGA